The nucleotide window TGATGATCGGCCGACATCAGATCGACCACCTGCACCACCCCGGTCTCGGTCCGGTAGGTGGTTTCCAGTACGAAGGTGTCGGGCAGATAGCGGCGGGTCAGTTCGAGGATCCGGCCGGTCGGCGCCAGCTGCCAGTAGCCGTGGTCGTCGGTTCCGAGCATCCGGGCGAACACCGACGGGGAATCGAACCGGGGCAGGCACAACCAGTCGATGCTGCCGGTCCGGTTGACCAGTGCCGCGCTGCGGCAGTCACCGATCAGCGCGTAGTCCTCGATCGCCCGATGATCGTCGTGGTCGCCCCATGCGTCCATGTCAGCTCTCCTGCCAGAAGACGGCGTCGGTGACCCGGCGGGCCCGGCGCGCGATTCGTTGATATTCGGCCACCAGATGCGATCCTTCGCCGCCGGACCGGCCCATCAGCTGGGCTACCGCGGACAGCTCCCGGGGATCGGTCGGGAAGGTGTCCGAACTCCTGCCGCGGACCAGCATGATCTGGTTGCGGATGCGGCTGGCCATCAGCCACGCCTGCCGCAGCCATCGTGCCTGCTGATCGCCGATCAGGCCGTGCCGGGCGGCCACCTCCAGCGCCTCGATGGTCCGGCTGGTCCGCAGCTCGGGCACGGTGCCGGCGTGCTGCAACTGCAACAGCTGAACCGTCCACTCCACGTCCGTCAGGCCGCCGGGGCCGAGCTTGAGGTGCTTGGACGGATCGGTGCCGCGAGGCAACCGCTCGGCCTCCATCCGGGCCTTCAACCGGCGGATCTCGGTCACCTGGGTCGCGGTCAGCCCGTCGGCGGGCCAGCGCAGCGGGTCGATGACGTCGACCAGCTCCCGGCCGAGTTCCAGATCACCGGCCAACGGCTCGGCCCGGATCAGCGCCTGCATCTCCCAGGTCGACGACCAGCGTTGGTAGTAGGTGCGGTACGCGGCCAGCGTCCGGATCAGCGGGCCGCCCTTGCCTTCGGGTCGCAGGTCGGTGTCGATCACCAGCGCCGGATCGGCGCCGGGCAACGACAACAGCCGGCGCAACTCGGTGATCACCGCGGGCGCGACCTTGGCCTGGTCGTCGGACCGGTCGGATTCGGCGCGGTCGGATTCGGCGCGGTCGGACAACACGAACATGGCATCGGCATCCGAGCCGTAGCTCAGCTCCCGGCCGCCCCAGCGGCCCATCGCGATCACCGAGATGGTGGACTCCGGATCGGCGCCGGCTGCCTCTCGGACCACCGCGAGCGCGGTGTGGACGGTCGCCGAGGCGAGATCGGTCAGCGCCTCGCCGATCTGCAGCACGTCGCTGAGTCCGAGCAGATCGCCGGCCGCGATCCGGAAGAGTTCGCGGCGCCGGATCGCCCGGATCGCTTCCACCGCAGCGGTCGGGCTGTTCTGCCGCCCGGCCGCCGCCGACATCTCCGCTCGCAGCTTCTCGAAGTTGCGCGGGATCAGTTCATGATCATCGGCGAGCATCTGCACGCTCTGCGGTGCCCGCTGCAGCAGGCTGACCGCGTACCGACTGGAGGCGAGGATGCGGGCGAATCGCTCGGCCATCGCACTCTCGTCCCGCAGCGCCCGCAGATACCAAGGGGTGGTGCCGAGTGCGTCGGAGGTCTGCCGGAAGGCCAGCAGACCATGATCAGGATTGGGCCCGTCGGCGAACCAGCCGAGCATCGCGGGCAGCAACTGCCGCTGGATCTCCGCGCGCCGGCTGACCCCGTTGGAGAGCGCCTCGATGTGCCGCAGCGCGGCCTTCGGATCCTCATAACCCAAGCCCTGCAGGCGATCCTGGGCCGCCTCGGTGGTCAGCCGGACCTCGGCCGAGGAGATGCTGGCCACGGCGTCCAGCACCGGTGAGTAGAACAGCCGCCGGTGCAGCATCCGGACCCGATTGGCGGTCGACCGCCAGGTGCTCAACAGTCCGTCCACCGGGCTGCTGTAATGCAGCGAGCGTCCGATCCGCCGAAGATCATCTTCTGCCGTCGGCAACACATGAGTACGACGCAGCCGGTTCAGCTGGATCCGATGTTCCAACGAGCGCAGGAATTGGTAGGCCAGGCCGAAGCCCTTGCCGTCCTCGCGGCCGACGTAGCCGTAGTCGATCAACGCCTGCAGGGCCTCCAGGGTTGACGCCGACCGCAGCCGGACGTCGGCTCGGCCGTGCACCAACTGCAACAGCTGGACGGAGAACTCGACGTCGCGCAGACCGCCCGGACCGAGCTTG belongs to Microlunatus elymi and includes:
- a CDS encoding bifunctional [glutamine synthetase] adenylyltransferase/[glutamine synthetase]-adenylyl-L-tyrosine phosphorylase translates to METLQITQGALARRGFTDSATAAARLAGWGNEHLPLLELVSDSADPDHGLLGLDRLADELPGLLDRLLIEPELARRLILVLGGSSALQQHLLAHPQHLDRLTGDGTRTPADQLRAEMLAAVGARPEDQIPVASEPPIDQLGDRLRIGYRGALLRIAARDLVAPEPIELMPQIAAELSDLADATLEAGLALARRVIGPERAARCRLAVIGLGKCGAQELNYVSDVDVLYVAEPADESVGIDEAITIATQLAAELSRICSAHTAAGTIWELDAGLRPEGKAGPLVRTLASHRGYYQKWAKTWEFQAMLKARPVAGDRDLGTEFVQMITPMVWEVAERDHFIADARAMRMRVIEHIPQNIADRELKLGPGGLRDVEFSVQLLQLVHGRADVRLRSASTLEALQALIDYGYVGREDGKGFGLAYQFLRSLEHRIQLNRLRRTHVLPTAEDDLRRIGRSLHYSSPVDGLLSTWRSTANRVRMLHRRLFYSPVLDAVASISSAEVRLTTEAAQDRLQGLGYEDPKAALRHIEALSNGVSRRAEIQRQLLPAMLGWFADGPNPDHGLLAFRQTSDALGTTPWYLRALRDESAMAERFARILASSRYAVSLLQRAPQSVQMLADDHELIPRNFEKLRAEMSAAAGRQNSPTAAVEAIRAIRRRELFRIAAGDLLGLSDVLQIGEALTDLASATVHTALAVVREAAGADPESTISVIAMGRWGGRELSYGSDADAMFVLSDRAESDRAESDRSDDQAKVAPAVITELRRLLSLPGADPALVIDTDLRPEGKGGPLIRTLAAYRTYYQRWSSTWEMQALIRAEPLAGDLELGRELVDVIDPLRWPADGLTATQVTEIRRLKARMEAERLPRGTDPSKHLKLGPGGLTDVEWTVQLLQLQHAGTVPELRTSRTIEALEVAARHGLIGDQQARWLRQAWLMASRIRNQIMLVRGRSSDTFPTDPRELSAVAQLMGRSGGEGSHLVAEYQRIARRARRVTDAVFWQES